In Passer domesticus isolate bPasDom1 chromosome 32, bPasDom1.hap1, whole genome shotgun sequence, the following are encoded in one genomic region:
- the LOC135288100 gene encoding protein S100-A11-like, with amino-acid sequence MGQDLGMPAKPQTGPGTFQDRGSGRLPLETKIAQRVQADSGRAGLWNFPRAFFPILQLQTGAEQPRIPAMPTETERCIESLLAVFQRYAGREGDACTLSKREFRAFMDTELAAFTKNQKDPGVVDRMMKKLDMNSDGQLDFQEFLNLIGGIAVACHDSLVLKAPKP; translated from the exons atggggcaggatttgggaatGCCCGCAAAGCCCCAAACCGGGCCGGGCACATTCCAGGACCgcgggagcggccggctgccgtTGGAAACGAAAATTGCCCAACGTGTCCAAGCTGACTCAGGCCGGGCGGGGCTCTGGAACTTTCCCCGAGCTTTCTTCCCGATCCTACAACTCCAAACCGGAGCGGAGCAGCCGCGTATCCCAGCCATG CCCACGGAGACGGAGCGCTGCATCGAGTCGCTGCTGGCCGTGTTCCAGCGCTACGCCGGCCGTGAGGGCGACGCCTGCACCCTCTCCAAGCGGGAATTCCGCGCCTTCATGGACACCGAGCTGGCCGCCTTCACCAAG aaccAGAAGGACCCGGGCGTGGTGGACAGGATGATGaagaagctggacatgaacagCGACGGGCAGTTGGACTTCCAGGAGTTCCTGAACCTCATCGGGGGCATCGCCGTGGCCTGCCACGACTCCCTGGTCCTCAAAGCCCCCAAGCCCTAA
- the LOC135288041 gene encoding trichohyalin-like gives MSPFLDSIATIVGVFQQHARGDGDGSGLSRRRMRELIQREFADSLVKPHDPQTIEKILQFLEWDGDGDIDFNEFLLLVFRVAKCCFWFQPRAPFLVQRTKLPTGGKSLREPEFRSRGSRRQLQEEEQTWERNREAELQGDLRVGEVEISEETRRDQQERGTRSRKDVEPRGEPIPREYRERSQEPREQRESRRRRQPPEPDRQEGDRRDREGLREEELADVRTGRQRREPQPRPDRWSRQEPGRDERTQRPRGADGEGDNRPREPELLREERSRHRRRELEQRELEGRSCRAAELECPESRRPHQSYLEEPLEIDLGECGRAEPEERGYGRRTKQERELESVEREREIREEQEREERDDPRRKGRMRERRVDQERELEVDVSELRTRERRERDVREIENDGRRQRETVRYEREREISVAAAEADVKVRREIRERGEELRRREHPCEDEEEAEPQRRISRVREREEAVRERRINREQELEVSERRTRDREDEVATIGRRDTQERQEIHEIREIKADARRQRESERYKREREISVAEAEADIKVRREIRERGEELRRRECPREGGEDRRICPRRDREEPLRERRINQERELEVSGRRTREREEEVARVSQGETRERREHDIDIREIHDDGSRERESVRFERGREISVAAAEADVKVRREIRERGEELRRRERPCADEEEAEPERRISRVREEAIRERRIDRQRELEVSERRTREREEEVAVIGQRETRDRRERDIREAEDDDRRQREPVRYERERETSVEAAEADVKVRREIQEQEPREELRRRERPREQEEEAEPERRISRVREREEAARERRIDRQRELEVSERRTREREEVTRVGRRETRERRERDIHEAEDDARREHEVYDRRREISLAAAEADVKVRREIRERGEELRRRERPREREEEAEPERRISRVREEVVRERRINRQRELELEGSERRTREREEVALVGQRETRDRRERDIREDEDDDRRQREPVRYEREREISVAAAEADIKVRREIRERGEELRRRERPRDDEEEAEPERRISRVREREEAMRERRIDRQRELEGSECRTREREEVALVGRRETRERRERDIREAEDDDRRQREPVRYERERETSVAAAEADIKVRREIRERGEELRRRERPREREEEAEPERRISRVREREEAVRERRIDRQRELEVSERRTREREEEVAVIGRRETRDRRERDIREAEIDARREQVVYDRIREISVEAAEADVKVRREIRERGEELRRRERPCEREEEAEPERRISRVREEAVRERRIDRQRELELEGSESRTREREEEVALVGQRETRDRRDRDIREIEDDGQRQREPVRYEREREISVEAAEADVKVRREIREQEPREELRRRERPCEREEEAEPERRISRVREREEAARERRIDRQRELELEGSERRTREREEEVARVSRRETRDRRERDIREAEDDARREQEVYDRRREISVEAVEADIKVRREIRERGEELRRRERPCEREEEAEPERRISRVREREEALRERRIDRQRELEGSERRTREREEEVAVIGWRETQDRRERDIREAEIDARREQDVYDRIREISVAAAEADVKVRREIRERSEELRRRERPCDDEEEAEPERRISRVREREEATRERRINRERKLEISERRSRQTRDREAEVTITDQREARDEIRLEVLEEEDEEELEQGQCRYQTLDVDTGDLCPPGQEVPVSDLRVRYRPADPDVRPEVRLLPEPVEPQTVAYLVHVIQNLEDPKSATYEIVCRQPGQQGQPVRVRTCSVSPRPPSDRRGHPEAPTSKRQENREGLDEPRERPGKEVKDGALRDSAEPEAVKGERVKSKEIRRRPEIPEVEQDQPQGEEPQKVPREPGSGCQRREREDSEAKSCIPPECRDAERRDPGETHREGIQEGQEAPEEEEPSKRSPREPGNSQLSREGGTKQGQEPPQEAPSRPRDESKTS, from the exons ATGTCCCCGTTCTTGGACAGCATCGCCACCATCGTCGGCGTCTTCCAGCAGCACGCCCGGGGAGATGGGGACGGCTCCGGGCTCAGCCGCAGGAGGATGAGGGAGCTCATCCAGAGGGAATTTGCAGATTCCCTGGTG aagcCACACGACCCTCAGACCATCGAGAAGATCCTGCAGTTCCTGGAGTGGGATGGGGACGGGGACATCGACTTTAACGAGTTCCTTCTCCTGGTGTTCCGCGTGGCCAAGTGCTGCTTCTGGTTCCAGCCAAGGGCCCCGTTCCTGGTGCAGAGGACAAAGCTCCCAACCGGAGGAAAATCCCTCCGGGAGCCAGAattcaggagcagagggagccgcCGGCAGCTCCAGGAGGAGGAACAAACCTGGGAGAGGAATCGTGAAGCTGAGCTGCAAGGAGACCTCAGGGTTGGGGAGGTGGAAATCTCAGAGGAAACAAGGAGGGATCAGCAGGAACGTGGCACGCGGAGCAGGAAGGATGTGGAACCACGCGGGGAGCCGATCCCTCGGGAATACCGGGAACGGAGCCAGGAGCCGCGCGAGCAGCGGGAGAGCCGGAGAAGGCGGCAGCCCCCGGAGCCAGACAGACAGGAGGGAGACAGGAGAGACCGGGAGGGGCTCCGGGAGGAAGAGCTGGCAGACGTGAGGACGGGCAGGCAACGCCGAGAACCCCAACCACGGCCGGACCGGTGGAGCCGCCAGGAGCCAGGGCGTGATGAAAGAACCCAGCGGCCACGAGGAGCAGATGGAGAAGGTGACAATCGGCCACGGGAACCCGAATTGCTCCGGGAAGAGAGGAGCCGTCACCGCCGGCGTGAGCTGGAACAAAGAGAGCTGGAAGGGAGAAGCTGCCGGGCGGCTGAGCTGGAATGTCCGGAGTCCAGGCGGCCACACCAGTCATACCTGGAGGAACCGTTAGAGATCGACCTCGGGGAatgtgggagagcagagcccgAGGAACGTGGCTACGGACGGAGAACAAAGCAGGAACGAGAGCTGGAATCTgtggaaagagaaagggagatccgggaggagcaggagagggaagaaAGAGATGACCCCAGAAGAAAAGGGAGAATGAGAGAGAGGAGGGTGGATCAGGAACGGGAACTGGAGGTGGACGTGTCAGAGCTGCGCACACGGGAGAGACGAGAGCGTGACGTTCGTGAGATTGAAAATGATGGAAGGAGACAGAGAGAAACAGTGAGGTACgaaagggagagagagatctcagtggcagcagcagaagccgaTGTCAAAGTGCGCCGTGAGATCCGGGAACGAGGTGAGGAACTGAGAAGGAGAGAGCATCCctgtgaggatgaggaggaagcaGAACCACAGAGGAGAATTTCCCGGGTTAGAGAGAGGGAAGAGGCTGTTAGGGAGAGGAGAATCAACCGTGAACAAGAGCTGGAGGTGTCTGAGCGCCGGACGCGGGACAGGGAGGATGAAGTGGCCACAATCGGCCGGAGAGACACACAGGAGAGGCAGGAAATTCATGAGATTCGTgaaattaaagctgatgcaagAAGACAAAGAGAGTCAGAGAGATacaagagggagagagagatcTCAGTAGCAGAAGCAGAAGCCGACATCAAAGTGCGCCGTGAGATCCGGGAACGAGGTGAGGAGCTGAGAAGGAGGGAATGTCCCCGTGAGGGTGGAGAAGACCGAAGAATTTGCCCCAGAAGAGACAGGGAAGAGCCCCTGAGGGAGAGGAGAATCAACCAAGAACGAGAACTGGAGGTGTCTGGGCGCCGGACAcgggaaagggaagaagaagTGGCCAGAGTCAGCCAGGGAGAGACACGGGAGAGACGAGAGCACGACATTGACATTCGTGAGATTCATGATGATGGAAGCAGAGAGCGAGAATCAGTGAGGTTTGAAAGGGGGAGAGAGAtctcagtggcagcagcagaagccgaTGTCAAAGTGCGCCGAGAGATCCGGGAACGAGGTGAGGAGCTGAGACGGAGAGAACGTCCCTGTGCGGATGAGGAGGAAGCAGAACCAGAGAGGAGAATCTCCCGGGTTAGAGAAGAGGCCATCAGGGAGAGGAGAATCGATCGGCAACGGGAGCTGGAGGTGTCTGAGCGCCGCACACGGGAAAGGGAGGAAGAAGTGGCTGTCATTGGCCAGAGAGAGACACGGGACAGACGAGAGCGTGACATTCGTGAGGCTGAAGATGATGACAGGAGACAAAGAGAACCAGTGAGGTacgagagggagagagagaccTCAGTGGAAGCAGCAGAAGCTGATGTCAAAGTGCGCCGTGAGATCCAGGAACAGGAACCACGAGAGGAGCTGAGAAGGAGAGAACGTCCCCgtgagcaggaggaggaagcagaACCAGAGAGGAGAATTTCTCGTGTCAGAGAGAGGGAAGAGGCCGCGAGGGAGAGGAGAATCGATCGGCAACGGGAGCTGGAGGTGTCTGAGCGCCGCACACGGGAAAGGGAAGAAGTGACCAGAGTCGGCCGGAGAGAGACACGGGAGAGACGAGAGCGCGACATTCATGAGGCTGAAGATGATGCCAGGAGGGAACATGAAGTGTATGACAGGAGAAGAGAGATctcactggcagcagcagaagccgaCGTCAAAGTGCGCCGAGAGATCCGGGAACGAGGTGAGGAGCTGAGAAGGAGAGAACGTCCCCGTGAGCGGGAGGAGGAAGCAGAACCAGAGAGGAGAATTTCCCGGGTTAGAGAAGAGGTTGTGAGGGAGAGGAGAATCAATCGGCAacgggagctggagctggagggctCTGAGCGTCGCACACGGGAAAGGGAAGAAGTGGCTCTCGTTGGCCAGAGAGAGACACGGGACAGACGAGAGCGAGACATTCGTGAGGATGAAGATGATGACAGGAGACAAAGAGAACCAGTGAGGTacgagagggaaagagagatctcagtggcagcagcagaagccgaCATCAAAGTGCGCCGAGAGATCCGGGAACGAGGTGAGGAGCTGAGAAGGAGAGAACGTCCCCGTGATGATGAGGAGGAAGCAGAACCAGAGAGAAGAATCTCCCGGGTTAGAGAGAGGGAAGAGGCCATGAGGGAGAGGAGAATTGATCGACAACGGGAGCTGGAGGGCTCTGAGTGCCGCACACGGGAAAGGGAAGAAGTGGCTCTCGTTGGCCGGAGAGAGACACGGGAGAGACGAGAGCGTGACATTCGTGAGGCTGAAGATGATGACAGGAGACAAAGAGAACCAGTGAGGTacgagagggagagagagaccTCAGTGGCAGCAGCGGAAGCTGACATCAAAGTGCGCCGAGAGATCCGGGAACGAGGTGAGGAGCTGAGAAGGAGAGAACGTCCCCGTGAGCGGGAGGAGGAAGCAGAACCAGAGAGGAGAATCTCCCGGGTCAGAGAGAGGGAAGAGGCCGTCAGGGAGAGGAGAATCGATCGGCAACGGGAGCTGGAGGTGTCTGAGCGCCGCACACGGGAAAGGGAGGAAGAAGTGGCTGTCATTGGCCGGAGAGAGACACGGGACAGACGAGAGCGTGACATTCGTGAGGCTGAAATAGATGCCAGGAGAGAACAAGTAGTGTATGACAGGATAAGAGAGATCTCAGTGGAAGCAGCGGAAGCCGACGTCAAAGTGCGCCGAGAGATCCGGGAACGAGGTGAGGAGCTGAGAAGGAGAGAACGTCCCTGTGAGCGGGAGGAGGAAGCAGAACCAGAGAGGAGAATCTCCCGGGTTAGAGAAGAGGCCGTCAGGGAGAGGAGAATCGATCGGCAAcgagagctggagctggagggctCTGAGAGCCGCACACgggaaagagaggaagaagTGGCTCTCGTTGGCCAGAGAGAGACACGGGACAGACGAGACCGTGACATTCGGGAGATTGAAGATGACGGCCAGAGACAAAGAGAACCAGTGAGGTacgagagggagagagagatcTCAGTGGAAGCAGCAGAAGCTGATGTCAAAGTGCGCCGTGAGATCCGGGAACAGGAACCACGAGAGGAGCTGAGAAGGAGAGAACGTCCCTGTGAGCGGGAGGAGGAAGCAGAACCAGAGAGGAGAATTTCTCGTGTCAGAGAGAGGGAAGAGGCCGCAAGGGAGAGGAGAATCGATCGGCAacgggagctggagctggagggctCTGAGCGCCGCACACGGGAAAGGGAGGAAGAAGTGGCCAGAGTCAGTCGGAGAGAGACACGGGACAGACGAGAGCGTGACATTCGTGAGGCTGAAGATGATGCCAGGAGGGAACAAGAAGTGTATGACAGGAGAAGAGAGATCTCAGTGGAAGCAGTGGAAGCCGACATCAAAGTGCGCCGAGAGATCCGGGAACGAGGTGAGGAGCTGAGAAGGAGAGAACGTCCCTGTGAGCGGGAGGAGGAAGCAGAACCAGAGAGGAGAATCTCCCGGGTTAGAGAGAGGGAAGAGGCCCTGAGAGAGAGGAGAATCGATCGGCAACGGGAGCTGGAGGGCTCTGAGCGCCGCACACgggaaagagaggaagaagTGGCTGTCATTGGCTGGAGAGAAACACAGGACAGACGAGAGCGTGACATTCGTGAGGCTGAAATAGATGCCAGGAGGGAACAAGATGTGTATGACAGGATAAGAGAGAtctcagtggcagcagcagaagctgatGTCAAAGTGCGCCGTGAGATCCGGGAACGAAGTGAGGAGCTGCGACGGAGAGAACGTCCCTGTGATGATGAGGAGGAAGCAGAACCAGAGAGGAGAATCTCCCGGGTCAGAGAGAGGGAAGAGGCCACGAGGGAGAGGAGAATCAACCGTGAACGGAAGCTGGAGATCTCTGAGCGCCGCAGCCGCCAGACACGGGACAGGGAGGCAGAAGTGACCATCACTGACCAGAGGGAAGCACGTGATGAGATCAGGCTGGAGGtcctggaggaagaagatgaggaggagctggagcagggccagtgccggTACCAGACCCTGGACGTGGACACCGGCGATCTCTGCCCCCCAGGACAGGAGGTGCCCGTCAGTGACCTGAGGGTCCGGTACCGCCCTGCTGACCCCGATGTCCGGCCCGAGGTCCGGCTGCTCCCCGAGCCCGTGGAGCCTCAGACCGTCGCCTACTTGGTGCACGTGATCCAGAACCTGGAGGACCCCAAGTCTGCCACCTACGAGATCGTGTGCCGCCAgcccggccagcagggccagcccgtGCGCGTCCGGACCTGCTCCGTGTCCCCACGGCCACCAAGCGACCGCCGGGGCCACCCCGAGGCACCGACATCCAAACGCCAGGAAAACCGCGAGGGTCTGGATGAGCCCCGGGAAAGACCTGGAAAAGAGGTGAAGGATGGAGCCCTCCGGGATTCCGCTGAGCCGGAGGCTGTGAAAGGCGAGCGGGTGAAATCCAAGGAGATCCGGAGGCGCCCCGAGATCCCTGAGGTGGAGCAGGATCAGCCCCAGGGTGAGGAGCCCCAGAAGGTCCCACGGGAGCCCGGATCCGGCTGCCAGCGGAGAGAGCGCGAGGACAGCGAGGCCAAGAGCTGCATCCCCCCGGAATGCCGGGATGCGGAGCGGAGAGACCCCGGAGAGACCCACAGAGAGGGAATCCAGGAGGGTCAGGAGGCTCCTGAGGAGGAGGAACCCAGCAAGAGGAGCCCCCGGGAACCCGGCAATTCCCAGCTGTCTCGGGAAGGTGGCACcaagcagggccaggagcccccGCAGGAGGCCCCGAGCCGCCCCAGGGATGAATCCAAGACATCCTGA